The sequence below is a genomic window from Acropora palmata chromosome 5, jaAcrPala1.3, whole genome shotgun sequence.
CCCCCAACCCATACCCCTTTGGAACTGTTCCACAATTCCCCATACATTGACAAAATGAATAAGATACACACGTGCAGTCTGGGTTCTTGAGAGCAAGCCTTGCTATATAGCCAGCTGCACCAACACACCCTGCGCCAACCACAACAAATAGTGGTATCAACTGCAAGATGAACAAAATACGCAATCTGTAACTGCATGTGGCTACTGCTAATGACTCTATTTAAAGGAAGGGAACTcttgaaacattttattgatGTTCATAAATGTTCACATGACAAAAAACTTAAAAGGAAGAATAGGTGAAATAATCTTTCTCTTAAGCCTTGTTGCTAGGAGCGTCCATGTTATTATGGTCAGCCTGAGCTAACACCAGAAACAAGTAAATAATTGATCGCATACGAACAGATTGAACATTGGCCGAAGTCCAGTGCCAGTGAAGGGACAAATTCGGAATTCATCAGCACTTCTGAAAGTTACCTACCAGAACAGTGCAAATGTGTGAGAAATGCTCGTCTCGGCGTGAGAGCGCGAGATTGCATCGAAATGAGTGAGACTCACGCTCTACGCGCGAGACTTGAGAGCTCTGTTGTAGAAATACAAAAACTTTTAAAGGACAAGAGCTTCTATGTCCATGGTTCAAATTCTGGATTGAATGAGCCCTTCTCTGCGAGCCTACACAGCAAAATTTCGGTACAACAAACTCATGCATTAGGTATACGCATTACTGTTTTCTAGCAACAATAGTTGCAACCATGGATGACCTTCAAGAGTTCTACACCTTGATCTTAAATTACTAATTACCAATTTTGCACACAGGACATATTAAAGTTGGGACCTGTGCAGAAATCATTCCCCATTCATCATAAAAGAATGACTTTTATTATCAGCTAGAATGCACGTGAAGTTGGTTTAGAAGAAAAAGGACAATAATATTCAATAGCAAGCAGGGACAAAGGTGCTAAATGCtgtaaaaagcaaaatatctcTTCCGTCAAATCGGGACCTTGATatcttaaagtccctgtcacccttatttttttctgtttttgacgaaaagttaagtcatgtatggatacaaattcaaaaaaaacaattgaactttttatgtctttccatgggttttgatcacaaaaagataaaaatctgagttttgaccgagcagaccgaggactggtacctatgacgtagtaccagtcacttgtgcaccgCCTGCACAGCGTTCgtcaatagaaaacaaactaggtttgagctataacttcttttttattattttcttaatttttttaaaatttttttttgtttaaatttgtttattatccgaccggtttcgtctgttcaaacagacttcatcagggattctaaaaAGATGTCTaaggggaactagttttatgcataaacttatagtacaaaagctcgttccagtaagggtgtgaacagcaaaacatcctcaagaaatacgcgcaggatataacgtaaatcccggtgtaaaaaaggtgtatagtttaatttaattttgggggtCACGCTTttaaatccctgatgaagtctgtttgatcagacgaaaccggtcggataataaacaaagttaacaagatcagttgctgtgtgccgctcactagtctctatttaaaaaaaaaacattttttaaactccgtCGACCAACGAATGATGTCCCAGGAATAGCCGAAAATTGACTCTCAATATCCTCAGGTCTAAAATTCTCAGAACACAGCTGAGAGGTAGGAGcaaatgtccattttgcacgtttaacaaggacaaagttgattcatagtcgtctcctctttgtttcatgtttttttggaaatttgtgcaacttgatgttctttgaaggGTCTGATCAACCGCGCaccgatggctcagttggttgagcatcgggttgtcacgcaggaggtcgtgagttcaactccggccggaccacaaactcagggtcttaaaatacctAAGGAataagtgctacctttgtaattacattagcaaatggttagacttcaAGTCTTCTCCGTAAATCctaggccccgtctcacagtaccttccatgtttaaaatgtccacgtaagacgttaaagaacccccacaccattcgaaaagagtacggcgtgaagttcccggtgttgtggctgtccttctctctagtAAATGTGGCCGGTTCGGCCGTgatgttctaaaaaggcttgcgGTGTATGACGCCATGTACGCAAAAACCGCcacaaaaaggaactttgccgagtgctagataatgtaaaataacgtttgagcAATTCCCAGCTGTATATTAATTGGGCATACTCAAAAACCGAtcgcgaaaaacaacaaaaataaactatactatttactataacttcgggactctgctatgcttaagcacttgattgcAGACGAGTTACTGCTTCTACATCATCAACCCAGGacctcaagatactaatttgctcggtcaaaaacgcaaaggcatctcaaaagcgcacatatcgtacattttacgtctcaaataaacatgaaagactgcaaaaaatcgaatcgctttaaggacggtgcctactaataaaagatattttttccccggtgtgtgattatgcaggaaacgtagatcttaacaagtcctattgaaatctgaaaagaaaattgggggtaaccacgcatctttcaaagataattcatgaataatatctgtaaaaagcttaaaaatacaaagcaatgtatggcgttctttctcaaattgaagcttaattatctctcaaaaatgcatggttacccccaattttctttttggataccaagagtaattactaagatctactttctccggatagttttaaatcgcgcaaaaatatccctttataactaagcattggcgataggaaatcccagtatctggagatgcgcagaacgtatgcgcaataacaatagtaggcaccgtccttaaaatattatgattagtaaaggcttctacttttcatctaaaatagaaaaaaataagggtgataGGGACTTTAAATCGATTTTCCCATTATTATTTGACATAAAACTGATGATTACAGCCATTAACCTTCGTAAGGGTTCAAGCACGTTCAATATTGATAAAACGTATTACTGACTTCCATCATTTagggagaaaaatttgttactTAAATTTTAAAACCTCTTTTGTCTGTAGCTTGTATAGCCTGATCTTCAAAACGGAAGGAAGTTAAATACCACTCAAGCACACAAGACAATTTATGAACTTAACTTGACAGAAAGATCACTTTGAACGTTACAAATAGTTCAAACTACCTTAATTCGGATATTCGATTcgcgattttttttcctgtacgTTCTCTATGAAAACGCAGAGGGCATATTGTTCCAGGAATAACCATAACTAAACATTTTCCTTACCTCGGGGTATTTTCTCAAATAAGCGAAcaccattttttgtttcttggaGCCCCAGAAAACTGATTAGAACACTTAGAAACAGGCCGAAAGCTACTTGAGCAATGGCGGCCGAAAATATAAGAAAGTTGGGAAGGCGCGGTAGCTGGGCTCTTTCGTCATAGTGCTGTGCCTGTGCctgaagtagagaaaggacccctgggaacgaggtcgCAGGTGAGTTTACCGATTGCTACTAGTGGGGAGTtcaagatctacgacgcggcggtagcgaaaacgtcgctcacaattgcaagttcaagtttgtcaatctttttcgtcattatcTCAGCTtgtgtaacttttgaaagctagcaggACTACTCAGGAACTGAATTCAGAGGTGCAGTGTCAAGgttaggaaagaaaattccaatTCGCGCCTGTGTGTTTACGTTCTCGTTAAAACTtgaggccccgtccacacgaagacgattgtaaacgcaaacgctagtaaacgcaaacttttttgtgtgtttagGCCTTctgtccacacgaagacgatgtaaacgctcaccgtaaacgcataaattcgaaaacgctgtccaaagtggataaatttgaaaacgccgtctatgcgtcttcgtgtggacggggcctgaGAAATGGTcttttcacgtcgcagatttgtcgagaacgggaaagaaatgttctgaaataataaaagcacCTGAAAGGCgtgcaaaggttttgtttttgttcattaaatatgcaaaatttgtggcgttgtcgctgtcgtcgcgtcgtagatcttaaactccctactaATACGAGAAAACCTCGGCAGCCTGTTCCTGATTTGATTCACTATATTGCGTCTTCCGGCTCTCATGAAGGTATTTTTGTTGGCATTTTCTGAGCCATTGTTATGAGTAAAGTTTTGTATGGCAAAGATCCTTTAAGGATGAGAGCCTTAATCAAagaattctttgaaaaaaaagggacTTTAATCTAAGAGATTTGCAGTTAAAGATTCCGGAAGCCTTCATCAAGAGACAATGTCAAAGAAACACGTCTTTAGCAGCGCTTCTGCATGAAAAAATCTGGACGTTGAAAAACACTCAAATGATTCGTGTTTTTCGCTTTTGAAAGTACAGCAAACTTCATGCTCGATGATGCGAGAAACAGTTTATCGGAAATTCATCGCCGGACTATTATATGTTCCAAGCCGGATACAAGAGAAATTCATTCAAGATATTAGATTATGTTTAAGCCATTTCTCAGTGGTCCACTCTTTTATGTACTTTTATCTTACATAGAAAAGGGGTTTGTTGAACAATTTAGCTAAAACGAATTGCGATAAAATtgacaagtttgaaaaattaaaaaccatCTTGATTAAATGTTTAAAATGCGACGACGTTTCGACATTCACTCAATAATGGGTGAAATGAGAACGAAtataaaagtaaaagaaatccTAACAGACATGAAATAACAACGTGAAAATATTCAAATAACAAAGTATTCATACGCAGAGTCACGTAAAAAGTGTGGCACGAATAGAATCTCTCTGAGTATTTAATTCAGGGTTCATTTCCTTAATGAATAACATCTCAAAAATCAGGCAATCAAACTTTGATCTACATTTCTTCAGGACAGAAAGTTGCTTGTCGGCCAGATCAGTCTTCAATAGACCATGTTCTGTCCTAAAGAAATGTAGATCAAAGTTTGATTGTCTGATTTTTAGCTAAGATGGTTTTTAATTTCATataaacttttcaatttttatcgcAATTCTTTGTAGTTACTTTTATCTTGTTTGATATTTTCCttcttaattttcatttctgctATCCATGCAACGCTTACGATTTTTAACCTCGGTgcgttttttctttcttctgccTTTTATTCAAATCCTAACTTCTCCCATGTGTTCAAAATCATATACATACGAAAAACGTAAGCCTCAAAAAAAGTGATTGattgcttgaaaaaattatcaaGAAACTCTTACTTCTTTGTGAACAACTCAAACATTTCGTTGCCTGACTAATTTCATATTCAGCCAGGAATATTGTCCAGCAACTTTCCTGTTGAATCTCCTGTCACCAGCGTTTATTGGTGCGATCAGTTTTACAGTGACTACACCGTGTAAAAAGTAACTGTTTTGTTGAGCCTAAACTGCACATTGGCGTTCTGATAATTTTTGCCTGCTGTTAGATATTAACCTAAGTTCCCTTGATGCGATGCTCCCACTTACCGCTTACCGTTCTTCAATCAATCATTGTCTGTTTTTGAagataaatagaaaacaaattgaaatgttATCTTTAGAATtcattaaagtgcctatgaagtaaGTTTGCCTTTAGCGACAGTTCCGGATGGGTGATTTAATCGGGAGTTGCACATAACGAAAAAGTAGGCGACTGACAGTTGCGTTTTTCATTCACATATGGCTAACAGCTAAAGATATCGAGCAGTTCCAACCGTTGAAGTTCTACATGACCCTATCTATTGTAAAACAAAGATAACATTTCTGACAAACCAGGACTGCGTGGCCTCCTGGTCGAGCTCTTAAACAGATGCAAGCAGGGATTTGAGGGAAAATAGTTCAAAGAATCCAGCGAAGGAAGAAGATTTCTGAGATTACGTTAAAGAACGACCTGGAGAATAGAGAATTTGAAGAATGATGAATCAGATGAATTCCAGGCTAACATACCAAAGCAAGACTTTTCTTGGTGGGTGCATTGATTACACACTTTCAGGTGACACATTTCATCACTCAACTCTTGCTCGATCTTGTCTCACCATCGTCATAATTATCAATGTCCTCTCGTGTCCCttcattgttgttttgaacGCTTTAGTCATGGTCgctgtgaaaatgaaaaatcgaCTTCGAGCTCATAAGTCCAACATTTTACTTGCTGCACTCGCATCCACTGACGTAATGATCGGGCTCATGGTACAGCCAGTTTTCATTGCCAAGTTATTAATCGTGCTACTTGCTCCAACGCCTCAAGAATCCGGAAAGATCTGTTTATTGCTTACGATTACCAGAGCAGCGATAAGCTGTTTGAGTAAAAATTCAGTTGTTCACATAGCATTACTAAGCGGCGAGCGCTTACTTGCTATTAGGCACCCTTTCACTCACTCTTCAACTGTTACCACTTCTCGTTTGCTTTTAGCCTCGGGTTCAGCCTGGCTTGTGACTataattttgcaaattatAATTGCCTTTAGCATAATGATTTTTATATTCATAAGCAACGCTTTAATCGGTTTAGCAATTATCTTCATCACGTTTTGTCACGTGGAGCTTTTTCGTGAAACTCGTCGACTCGAACAGCGTATTTCAGCTCATCAAGTCTCACAGATGGAAAGAAAGCGGTTCCAAGAAGGAAAAAAGGCATTTAAACTAACTGTCATTACGGTCACTCTGTtaattttgagtttttttgccttttttggtttgtcggcttgttttatttttgcatgCCAGTAAATTACCCACGGAGTATGTTCGAATAATTGGTGATTTATCAATTTCAGCGGTGCTGTTTAATTCCTTGCTAAATCCAGTCATATATTCGATTAGAATGAAACAATTTAGGGGCGCGTTCAGGGAATTGTTGTGTGGAATTGTGAATAAAATGGGATCTTGGTGTGGcgaaaactaaaataaaacagtgGCTAATCTCCGTGTGGCACAGGTGTGTGAGAACGCAAGCAAGATATGACATCGCCCAAGAGCCTTGCTAAGCGATGACCTCGGATGGACAGCGTACGTGTAAAGTGCGGAAATATGAGCCCTTCAGTGTTGACAACTTTTTCCGCAAGAAAACTGAGCGAATTTATATGTACCTATGATTATTTTACAATGTACAAACACGGTTATGGTTCATGTACAGAGAGATATGTAATGAAGATAAATTTCAGGTACAATTAATTTGCTGAGACAACATTTTCAGTAAGATTAGTCttactgaaaaggaaaaggtggatttccagaGGGGAGGTCCTCGACGATGCCCCCCGAGACaacatatgtatatatgtgtatatatgtGAAATAAAGTCTTGTTGTTGTCGAGTCATTGGCTTGGAGTTCGATGTTAGCCTGAGCGTTCTTTGAGATACAAGTCGACGGACAGGCAGAGAAGGAGACAATTTTCGGCCCTGTCATGCCTTTAACTAAGTTGCTAGCAAATATGTTAGAAAGTGGAATTGTTTCctttccatgtggtacgtaAAAGAGAGCCCTTTGGTACGAAGTAAATGAAACGTGCGCATGTGCGCTTGTTTAGCAGCTTTAAAATACCCCTGATCAAGTCGGAAGCATCAAATCGATTGTCGTACAGAAAGATCAAGGTGATTCTGCCGATGAACATTGCATGTtacaaacgaaacaaaacgCACGCAAGCGCATATTCAGTCACTTTTGGCAACAAAGACATTCTCGTACTAGGTATGTACTTTAATTAGAGTACACTGGAATGGCTCTCCTTACAGTACGTACCTATCTATAACATTTTGGTGTTGACCAAAAGAATTGCTTCCTGTGGGGCCTAGAATGGTGACATACAGTGTTGAAATAAAAACGTTaatgtatatttttaatttctcgttAAAACTTActtacagttattctgtggAAAAGAAACTGACGGACCTTACACGAAACATTGCGCTATAAAACAGTTTTTTCGTTTCATCTAATCTGGAAA
It includes:
- the LOC141881081 gene encoding cytochrome c oxidase subunit NDUFA4-like produces the protein MVFAYLRKYPELIPLFVVVGAGCVGAAGYIARLALKNPDCTWDRKNNPYPWQKIKHNECKKFYSIADFSKFENPRPDVKLD